The sequence GGGGTGGAAAAAATCAAGGATGCAAACACTACTGCCACTTCTAATGTAAGAAACTTAAAAGTTGGACAAGAACTCCTAATACCTTAATAGACGCACATGGCATCATCAAAATCTACTCGTCAAGAAACAGATCTGCTTACCAGAGAAGACTCGAATAGTTCATTAGCTGATTTAGATCATGAGCTTAGAGCTCAACAAGAGCGCCTACTGGAGTTGCAAAAACAACAAGAAGAAGTTGAACGCCGCAAACAAAGATTAGAGTCTTTAAATCAGCAACGTATGAAAGTAGCTAGTGGTCAGAAGCATTTACGTGAAAAATTTTCAGATGCGCTGGCACTTCTCGAGCGCTCGGAATTTGATCTTCAGAGACAAGCAGAATACATTGAGTCTACACAAAAAGAGTTTGCAGAACACCTAGAGCGAATAGAGGGCATTGATCCCTCAGCTTGGGATCCAGAAGAAATTGACGAGGAGTTAACCAAATCACTGCGTATTATCGACGTCGCAAACGCTGATTATGAAAAATTTCATCCAAAATTAGATGTTCTTTCTAAAAAGGAGCTTGGGGAAACTACTTCCAACAGTGTAGTAAATGGAATGGGGAGCCAAGAGTATGATGCTTCTGGTGATATGCTATTTGCTGATGATTTGCCCTTTGTAGAGCTTGTGCGGCGGGGTTTTGGTCTAAGTTTTCCACTTATTGTTGTTCTTACTTTGATTTCTTTGGTTTATTTCTTTAAACCTTAACGAGTGTTTTCTTTTCTATTCAATAAGCGGCCTGATCCAATAAACGATGAGATCAAAAAGCTCAAGCAGGCTAGTCGTCGCCTTGAGCGTGAGGCTGCTGAATTGCAATCGCAAATAGGGATGGGAAATAGTGGTGTCACAGACAACGAACAATCACCAAGGGTAGTGCTTCTACCAAACAGTGAAGCTTCAAATTTGCGCAATAAATCTAACCCATCTCGCTTAAAAGTTCAGGGCAGAAAGTTGCGAAACCGCTTTTTAATCCTCTGTGCCGTGGTCATTATATTGCTTCTACTCATTTTAAAAGCAGTTTTATAAAAGCTTGCTGCCTAATAGTTTTTTATTGTGAGGGTGTATATTTGAAGGTAGTGTCCTATTTGCCTTTTTTGAGGAGCGATGCCTGAGTGGTCGAAAGGAACGGTTTGCTAAACCGTCGTACCCCAAAAGGGTACCGCGGGTTCGAATCCCGCTCGCTCCGAACCCTCCGTCAGGAGAGTGAGTAGCGAGTTTTAACATAAGTACGGAACGCTAGGCCTGATAGAGTTAGGTATACGGGTCTCAATCCTGTTTGCTCCGAATCCTCTGATAGAAACTCGGTTTATTTTATTAATAGACGGCTAGTGGTGATATTCGGATAGATTCTAGAGTGGAATAGGCTATAGGCCGACTGGGACTCGAACCCAGAACCAATGCCTTAAAAGGGCACTGCTCTACCATTGAGCTATCGACCCGCTGAAAATGGTAGAAAACACTAACCCATCTCAATAACCTGTCAACGATTTATAAGATCAAGTGGATAAAATGAACTAGTAGAGCGAGGCTCTATAGACTGCTCGGTCATCGACTTGAGTCAATTGTGGGCAGCGGTTAACAATTTCCTGCAAAAAGCCCGCAGAATCCTCAGGCGCAATTAAGATGTATGCCTGGTTTGTATAAACGGTATAATTGATTCTGAGACGCTTGATTGACCAAGCAGGAGCGCTTTCTATATTTAGGATAGGAAATACTTCCCGAAGTGTTCCTAGAGAAATATTCCATTTTAAGAATAAACCAGCACGAACTTCCAAATGTTGTTCCGTAATAGCATAGGTTGTTGGATATCCTAACAGAGCAAGAAGTCCTCCAATAATTAAAACACTTGCTAAGATGGCGAGGCCGATTGCTTGTTGCCCCTGAGAAAATTGAAGGATGCTTGCAATCGACCCAGAAGCAGTAAGGCTTACGAAACACAATGTGAGCCACCAGTCTACTTTGGGCTGATACCTTGATACATTCTTGCTGTCATCTGTCTCACAGGTTTCTGCTTTGAACATCAGTGCTTCTTTTATCCCGGGTATTCGTTTACTGCGTTGCATATTGCTTTCCTTATAGGTTATCGACCGCAGGAGCCAGATTGTAACTAAATTTGCTATTTAGGCTCTTGAAATAAACCTTGCTACATCTAATGCTTTAAGATGACACTCATAAGGTGTCTATTTGGTTCCGGTCTATTTTTCTTAAGGCTTTGTTATTCAGCCTCTTGTGCTTTCTGAGTCGGCTGAAATACTTCTCTAAAAGCTTTTATGATAATCTAATTTTTTTTCTTGA comes from Verrucomicrobiota bacterium and encodes:
- a CDS encoding PH domain-containing protein — its product is MQRSKRIPGIKEALMFKAETCETDDSKNVSRYQPKVDWWLTLCFVSLTASGSIASILQFSQGQQAIGLAILASVLIIGGLLALLGYPTTYAITEQHLEVRAGLFLKWNISLGTLREVFPILNIESAPAWSIKRLRINYTVYTNQAYILIAPEDSAGFLQEIVNRCPQLTQVDDRAVYRASLY